GTGCTGAGAGcatcctctgctgctggtggcatcAGGAGCTGTGGTTGCACTGTGGTTGCAGTTTTTACACTGACCAGAGGGAAGATGAAGGtccctccacctcctccacccaCTGCCACGGGTGTCTGTGGCCATGGACTGGCATGGTAGGGCAGATAGCTCCCcagatatcacagaatcacagaattgcaggggttggaagggacctcaaaagatcatcgggtccaacccccctgccaaagcaggttcctaTCTCCATCCTTTCTCAGAGGACTCTGGAGAACATGGCCTGGACCAAGGGTCCTGTTGAGTCCTGGTCTCAACTTGGTTGTGTTGAGGCACCGAAGGTGACATCTCTTCATTCACACaactgtgctgctttttgcttaGGGGCTCCCAAAATCTGGAGCTGTAACACTTTTGTAGGATAAATTTACAGGGAAAGGGCACAGAGACAGGTAAATTGGGAGCCCAAAAATACCAGGTTCCAGATCTAATTTGTAACATTTCCCTAGGCCAGTTTAgggtttttcttatttttcttaggaATGGCTAATTAAAAGAGAAGGCACCTGTGACCCTGGAGAAACATCTGTGACTCGAAGAGGAATTGGTAGAAGTTCTGCTGGGAACTTGCCAgctgaggaaggggagggagggacccTGCTGTGCTGAACAAACCAAGATGAAATTCACCTAGGAGATGGGACAGAGTGGTGTACCTGAAAGCCCTTATGGGCTGCTGAAACTGTGTGGGGTGAGTTTCAGTGAGTGTTATAACGTGGCTCATCTGCCCTATGGGAGAGAGAAATCAGAGTGACCCACtcacctcccacccccagctctgGCAGAAAGGTGAGATCCACCTGAGGAGCATTTTTCCTCCTATGCCCAGTTTCAAACCCCTGCACAGACCGACCACAAAATGCTCCATTAATGCtccaagagagaaaaaggttaaagttaattttacttttcacaAGAGAAAAAGGTGCTCAGAAATACCAACAGTGTCTTGGAAATTAGTGGGTTCTGCTTTGCTGCATGCAGGACTGGGGCAGCTACCAAGAAGGGcatgaagaaaacacacacagcctCAGTCCTTACGGGGAACCCTGTTGACTAGGCTTTTATTCACTCTGGTACATCAATACCAAGCAAGGGACCTGCTGCAGGAACTCTACCCAAGCAACCAGCAACGTAGCGATGGCGTGTTGTGAGACCTGGCATGCAAAAACCCTTTTGGAGGTTGACAGTGAGTCCTGTTATTAGGTCTGATGTGGTTTGCAGTCaggagctctgctctgggatgTACAAGGACGGGTCTCCTGTAAGAAGGTCTTCTGGGACCCTAGAAGTGGGTTTGGCCCACAGTAAGTAAGTCCATGCTATCGCCAAGCAGAGATGGATCCCCTTTTACCTCTCGTCTTTGGGTCCAGCATTTTGGGGTctaaaaagcaacaacagctTCTCCAGCAGAGCCCATGGCATGGCTGTGGGATCCAGTGGCTGCTGAACTCAAAGTTCCCACCATTTCTCCAGCACGTAGCTTGCTGAAATCTTCCCGTTTGTCTTCCCCTCTCTGTCTGACAGAGGTGGTGTTTATCATTTTATAAGCTATCATTGGCCTGGGGAGGACATGGACTCCAGCGTCTCTGAAGGCTCAGAAGAAGAGCTTGGACTCTTTTTGGGATGGCCCCCACAAATCAGTAGAGCATGGGTATGAAGCCTTCTCATCCTGGCTTTCCCATCACCGCCCTCTCCTCATATACATCAGGAAAATCTCCGTCCATACCCTAAGGAGTGCTCGCTCACATTTGGGTGCAATCCTAGCAAAACCTGCAGGACCAATCATAATAATACTTGACTCTTTCAAAGCACATTTCCATCTGTGGGTCTCAAGAAACTCCACCAAAGTATCCTTCGCTTTCTggtggaaggaaaagagcatGTCCAAACTTAGCAGTTTATCCACAGTCATGGGACAAGCCAGACACATCTGCTCCTAAACTTCCAGAGGTACTCTCTACCCGCTCTGCTCCCACGACCACCCAGGCACCAGTCCCTGCCTTGGCAttcagagagaggaggagataACTGCCTTtggaggacagcagcagcctccttATTTGTGGTCTGTGAAGTGCTCTGCGACCTCATGCTCTCCATAGATGCTCGAGGATAAATATATTCCTGGGTGTTTTGAGGCCACAACAATGCACAAATTGGCTTTGCTGCAGGGGACTCCCTGCTGGCTCAGAGCTACAGCCTGCTCTGAGCTTCTGGCTCGCTTGCTCGGCTCTGCACACACATGCCTGCTCCAACCCTTCCCAGTACCAAAAATCCCCAGGCAGCACAAGGTGGGCAACAAGCTGAATCCCACCTCCCCACTTGGGCTTCACGGCACGGTGAACCTCCACAGGACCAGTCTTCAGAGACATTGAGCAGCCACAGTCACTGCCAGCACTCAGCATCCTTGCAAGAAGTGCTCCATCTCCAACAAGCCCCCTCTTTTGGATGGTTAGGGTGGAAACTGGAAGCCAGGGCTCTCTCCAGGTTCGTAGCGTGGCAGGTTCTTATTCTTACATCAGACTTTTTGTATCCAGGTGCCACGGTTGGAGGGGTTAGGGAGACAAATATTTCCAAGCCAGCTAAACCCTGCCAGTCAGGCTTGGTGAATCCCAGCTGAATTCACTTATACTTAGGTAAACACAGCATGGCTCATCCTCCCTCTTTCCCATCACTCAGACAGGCAAGAGCATGTTTTGGGAATGTTTCTCGGGGTGAGGAGCTCCACAAGCACCAAGCTGTTCTCCACTTTTTTTGTGATGCCATCCTTCATTGAAGAACCCcataaaagcaacaaagaacTGAAcgaaagaaaggaaaaaaaaaaaaaaaaagacagaagcatAGCTGGAGCAAGGAGGGCCAGGCAAAAGGGAGTCAGGCTTTAAAAACGATGGAGCCCTTCAGCTGAGCAGGTTCAAGGCCGTCGGTGAAAGCGAGGAGGAAATACATCACCTTGCGGATCCTGGCCAACTCCACTAGCCGCTCCCCAAACTCCTGGGCATCGGCCTCATTGCACTCCACTTCCTTGGCCCCTGGCTTCTTCCAGAAGATGCCCAcgggctccagcagctgccggTTCATGAGGTGGGTGAGATCGGGAGTCCAGTGCTGGGAGGTGCCTGTCACCGTCACCTTCCCACATTTCTCCAGCTGGATGTCCCAGCGGAGGAAGCGCAGGTTGTGCTGCCGGAGGAAATCCACCCGGTAGACATGCTCGttgggctgcagcagcttctcGCCGTCCTGTGGCCTgccttttttctgctgcaggctCTGAACCCTCAGTCGCATGCAGCGGGTGAGCTGGTCATCGTGGACGAAGGGCAGCTTGAGCTCGCCTGCCTCGGCTGCCATCTCCTCCGCGGCTCCTCTGCTCCGTCCCCGGCACCGTTTGGCTCCCAGATAGGACACGCAGAGGGGAAAAATTCTGGTGGCCCTTCTCCACGGTCCCAGCGGTGCTAGGCAACCCGGGCCAGTGACGCAAAACGCCCTCGGGGGCTTCCTCTGGGTGCCCTCCCGTCTCCTTTGCAGAGCAGGAACCGATGGTGCCACTGTGCACGATAATCTATAGGGAAGGGATGTCTGATGTCAGCCTCCCTGGCAACCTCCCTGACAACCGCTCCGGCAAGCTGGAGCAGGGCTCGTTAGCCCTAAACGAAGGTGCACAGCCAGGGCAACCATCCTGCAGGTTTTGGCAGCGGTGGTTTTCTCAGCACATGGATTTGTGGGGTAATCCGGGTTGTAGAGCCTCTGGAGGGGTCTGGTCCAAACCTCTGCTCAAAGCAAGACTTCACGGTTAAATCAGCGTCAGACCGTGACATGCTGgagatatttcctttttccctttatttctaataaagagaaaataataaatatttctatttcccGTGTTACAGCTCGTGCTGTTGAGTTTTGCTCTGTGATTGTGCTCGAATTTGGCTCTGTCTGGTCTGCATCCTCCCTTTTGGAAGCTGCAGACAGCAAAAAGCTTCTCCTTCATCTTCCCTTCTCCTACCTCTCTCAGCGTTTCCTTGCTTGCCCTGTGCTCCAGCCCTGACCATCTTGGTGGTCTCCTTCAGGTGGTCTCACTCCCATCTTCCAGTCTTCTGGAGACCCCCAAACTGGACACCGTGCCCAGATGGGGATTCACAAGTGCCAGATGGAAGGGAAGAATTTCTCCTGCCCCGCTGGCTGTGCTCATGCCAGTTTGTCCCCATGTGTGGTTGTCCTTCATCTCTGCAGGAGCTCAACTTTGACTCATGGTCAAGCTTCAGGACTCCGTGTCTTCTTCTGGATGGTGCAGGTGGCCCCacatgctgcagcaggaagcCTTGGGGGACACCAGCACCTCAGCATAAGTCTGCCTGCCCTCAGATGGACTGGACTGATGCTGGAGAGGGTGCTCATGTGTGGACCTCACCTTGGTGCTCCCGGGAACTGGACTCGGACACAGTCTGGGTGTTGCAAGACCACTGTGCCTAACCTGGGATCCCTCATTCCCTAAAAACTGCTGGGCAAGGTTATATGGGGCCCACCGGTGCTCTGCTGGTGGGTCCTCCAGGCAGACGAAGGGGGGTTCTGGGTAACATGTTCCTCgttgcagggtgctgggtgcctcCAAGAGGCTGTGGATCCCAAGGAGAGGTGCCACGCCGAGCCATGCCCCTCTGCCAAGATGCACCATGAGACGATGGCTAACCCACCATCATGGTTTTAGGAGCACCATGGAAAAGGCCTGACTCCTGCAAGTGTGACCTGGTATCTTTTGGGTAAAGTCGCTGGTTTGGACTCTCAGAGAGTCAGGGATTTCATCACAAAGCTTCAGAGGAAACAACTTATGGTGCCGTGTCCTTTGGTTCTCCCCATCCTATTTGTGAGTCGTGTTGGCTCCTGCCACAGGATGTGTTTGCAGGGCCCTTTGGAAGCTCAAGCTGTGTTAAATGAACTCCAGGAAAGTgcttttctaaactttttttaCAAAAGGCACTGCCATCACTTGGGCTATGTCACACAATTCGACTTCCAGAAGAAGTCCCCAAAAAAGACCACCAGAAGATGCCCTTGACCAGACAAGTCCCAGGCACCAGGAGCCCAAGGTGGGACATTTTCCTGGGATTTGTCCTGTACTCACCAGTCCCCTATCGCTCCTTAAGACCCTGagaacagaggcaaagaagCTAAGGGTTACTATTTGAAGGGGCAAAGAGAGGTCTGAGGAAACCAGCCCCTTCTTGCTGTTCTCTGAGCTTTTGCCTCACTTGTTTATGAGCTTTAAAACACATTCAGCACCAGCTATTGAGCCAACCCTTGGGTTTTACAAGTTAAAAATGCCTTCAGGTAACCCTGGAGGCCTTtctgagcagagctgtgtgtggcAGTGCCTTGTGGTCCTCGGTTTGCTGGATCTTTTACCCTCAGATCCAACACTGCCCTGGAAATATACgggaagggagcaggagagcaggctAGCTGGTGATGTAGAGGGGTCCAAATCACTTGGTCTCCTGGTTCCTGTCCctctgctttgatttcttttcagaagagctaGATGTATCTGAAAGACCACAGCTGACATCTAAAACCATGTAGAGGCAGACAAGGCTCAGGAAATTAGAAAACTGCTCCCAATTCACTTCCAGCCCCTAAGTCCCACCCAGTGACTCAAACAGCATGGGCTTGATGGGGAGGAGGGACACGGAGGGAGCCTTGGGGTGACATGGGTGAAAGTGTGAATAAAATCATCTCTTGGTAAACATCAGGATGTGTTGGCTTGTCCTGTTCCCTGGAAGAAATCCTCCTTCCCAGCACTTGCTCATGTTGGGAGGAAGAGTTTTACTGCATGCAGTGGAGCAAGGGACACATGGAGCAAGTTACATCCTGGTGTAAATCAGGATTACATTTTCTAGGAGCAGTGGGAAACCTGGACTGATACTTCAGTGATATTAACACCTGCATCAGCATCTTTCAACTCCTCATGAACTCTgaaccagaaatattttggtgtCTAATGACAGCTGAAGAATTTAATGTTTGGCTAAAGGGGTTAATCTGTGCGCTTGACTTCTCCCATTGTGCTCTAaaagttgctgctgctgcagtttatAGCCACACTCACTCCTTGCAGGGCAATGTTCATCATGAGCTCTTAAAGGAAATGGTGAGCAAGGGTCCTAGCTAATTCAGAAGTCTCCAAAACCAGAGCCCTGCAGTGAATGCCACAGCAAAGTGAACATCACTGGGCTCGGGGAGAGGATCACAGCTTTTGGTTTCGttggaaaaaaaacctttgtgACAGAGAGCAGGATGCAAGGAGGCAGGTAAAGAAGAGCCTCTGAGGTTTAAGGGCATGGAAAATGAGAAGTCACAAACACCCACAGCAAAATCGCCAAGGGAGGAAGAGCACTGCTGCCGGCAAACCGAAATAATGAGGCGTCCAAAGGGACCTGGCTGCTGTTTGGTTGGCGcctcccagggcagggctggaggtgaATGGTGAGCAGGGAGGACAACTtgccctggggaggaacaacccaAACAACGCCTTGCACCACACCATGGCTGGCACAACGGCCACGAACAGGGGGAAACCTCACTGCTTATCCAGGAGCCAAAAACAGCCATCCTCTTCCCATATAGGAAATGGAATATATAGGAAAGACTtgaatttaacagaaaacaggGTTGCTGCAATGAATTCCCAAGGTGGAGCCCAGTGTTTATGACCACAAAAGCCACCCGCAGCAGCATAGCTGATGCACAAGGTGGAGGCAAAACCTTTGGGTCTGCTGCAGTAGGAGGCTGTGGGTGACCCTGCCAACCCTACAGGGCTTTGGTGGCTGCCTTTTTGCAGTAAAAGCTAGAAAAAGGGGCTTGCAACTTGCTGGTCTCTTGTGCTAGGATGAGACTCACCTGTACCAGGGACTGGGGGCTACGTTTGCTTTGCCTTTCATAGGATTTACTTCTTCTGCCACAGAGGACGTGGTAGAAATGAGCGCAGGCTGGCCAAGACATGACAttgagcacctcctgccccccatGGTCTGTCCCATTTTGCAGcccctggcactgctgcagctcctcggTGGCTTCCTGCCCCGtgacagagcagcagtgctccCTTCCATCCGTGGGACATGCCAGGGACACATGCTTTGGAGAATAATACCCCTAAATCACCCTACCTGCCCCAGTGCAAGGTGGCTCATCACCAAGGTGGGCACACGCTGAGCACGCAAAGGGGAAGCACCGTGGGATGAGGGACTTCCAACACTGCAGCTGAGCaacctcatttatttatttatttatttattaggctATTCTGGAGTGGAGAGGGTCAGATTTGGGATCTGGAAGGACAGGATGGGGCATGATTCTCTTGGTTATGGAGAAACTGGCCAAGAGTTTGGCTCAAGTGTGACATGGCTGCAGTCACGACCACTGAATTCCCCTTGAAAAATACTCCTTTCAGAGAGTTTTTTCACCTGATCAGTTTTTCAGGGCCTGAGGCATTCCTGAAGATGCAGTTTTTGAGCCAGACAAACACAACACGAGGGTGTTGCAGACAAGACTTCCCCCGGTGTGGGGCACCGCTTACCTTCTGCCACAGAGACTCGCGGGACGccagggaggagcaggcagcCACGAACCAGCAGTTTCCGACCTGGCCCTGGTGTAAGTCGTGGGAGCTGATCCCGTCCACAAAGAGACGGGGATCGTCGCAGATTTCCTGCgagacaggagaaaaacacCGGGTAAGTGAGGAGACGGGGGAATATGGAGCAAGGCTTCCTGGCAGAGGACCTCGTGCTCTCCACAGGACACGGGCACAGCACCAGACCCCCTCCCCAGGATGGTTGTTCTGTTCCAGcatcagcacagctctgctatAATTATCCCGGCAGATAATGGTACATTTTCACATCATTGCAGCCCCAGTGACCCATCTCCTTTTGTAAGACAGCTTGTTGTTCCTGCAAGCCCTTCAGCAGCTGATGTCCAGGCTTTTCTCCCTCTCACTTTGCTCCAGGGACTTTCTGGTGGAAGGCACTGGGAGCTGAGAGCATCACCCACAGCCACGGTCTCGAACACTGGGGCTTGGGGATCCACCCAAAAATGAACCCCTGCAGGACTAGGGAAGAGCCAAGCATTTAGAGGAAGAATTACAATGCCCGACCCAAGCAGTTCACCCAGAGAAGCTCAGCACAGACAGTGGGCTCAGCCACAGGCCCCAAAAACCACCCCCAGGAGGTCTGCCCTCCTGCAGATGGAGAAAACATGGTGATCCGAAAGCTTTGTGGCTGGAACAGGAGGATTAAATCCTCGTCCTGCCACCAAAACCAGTGTGGTGCCACTTGATCAACCCGGTTTGGAAAGCAATGTCCAGCCGGGGGACTGTGAGCGGATGGGGCAAAGAAAACTGGCAGAAACTTTCCCACTTTGTTACTCTATTTAATTTGATGGGTGGAGAggaaaaactcattttccttctttctcattttttttcaggttagcTACATCCGAAGTAACACCAGTTCCCCCAGCCTTTGCACATGAGGACTCGCATTGCCCCTGTCCCTCAGAGGGAGGATCTGGTGCTTTGTAAGCACCTCCTGCTATCCCCACCTAACCCAGCCAGCACCGcatgccttaaaaataattcaagcttCATCCGGACACAAACTGGACAGGATCACACCCAAGGGCTGGTTCCCTCCAGGCTGCAGAGTTGCAGGAGGTTGGGATAAGCACTAGAGGGAGGCAATCTGACAGCTGCCTCAGCCAAGAGGCACctgcactttatttttcagcatctctgaaTGCAGagaggggtgggagaggagtGGTGGTGTTTAATATCAGGATTGACAGGAGTTACCCTGTTTTGTACCAGCGAGGAAGCATCCAGCAGCAGGGGatgcctctgccctgcctgaTGGTGGTGGGGATGTCTGAGATCAGCTCTCAGAGGTCCTTAGGGGGCAGAGGCACCAGGTCTGAGGACCCTCAGAGATATTTAGGCACATTGAGAAGGtctccctgagccttctcttctccaggatggaGAGTCCCACCTGTCGCAGCCTCTCCTCTTGCCTCAGGTGTTCCAGACCCCTCATCATCAGCTTGCTCTAATGCTGTGGAGCTGCCCCCACCAGGATAAGACTCATCCATGGGTCagcctccccccaaaaaaactcCTGAGGTTTCCCAAATCCCTCAAACCGGAGCTTCCCAGCATTAAATTACCTGGGTTTTTCagttcccagagaagctgctgaggTCCCACTCACAACACACGGCCCTGGTCATGACCATGTAGCCCGTGACTCATGGGGACCAGCAGGAACtgggtcaaaaaaaaaaacagggcaggCATTGAActttgcttcccttttcctACTGATGGAGCGGAAAGAGATAAAGGGCTTGTCCTTCAGATAGGTGGAATTACAGGGCCTGGCGTTTGTGTgtgcagagggaggagaggggcagggatgCTCTGACCACAGAAGGTCACCACCTTGCTTTCATCCCCTCCCTTCCTCGCAGGAGACAGAAACCAGGTGAGCAATAACATTTACACAGGCGGGGGCTTCTCCCAAAAGCAAACACGGGGTCATGTCACCCTCCCAGCACCGGGACCCTGAAAAAAACAGGGCAGCAAACCGCTCACACAATCAAGACCTGATCATTGCACTTATCTTGCATTTGGTGGGGTAATTTTGCTTCCCACCAAAAAGCATGTGGCTTTTTCCTCCGCTCTCCCTTTAAGTACTATTTCCCCCAAAACAGACGTTTTCTTTCTGACTGCAATTAAACCAGAAAATATCATTCCTGTCTCCAGCTAGTCCAATCCCACAAAAAGGGCAGCAGTGAGCAAATCGCCCTCTAATTGGTTTTATAATTGGCGACTGTCTTATTATAAATGCTTCCTGGTGCAGATTTCTGAGCTTTAGGCTCACTGGGGATCTGGAGCATGTCaagccagctgcagggaggaaaaaaagccggggggggggcgggggacgGGGGATGACAACCACGTGAGATGCAACATCTGCTGCGCGCCAGGATGGGTTTTTGCTAACGAGATTTTGCAAGGAGCAGCCTAGCCTAATTGCATTGCAGGGCCGGGGCGCAAGCGGCTGGCTGTGTCGGGAACAATGCTTTCACTCAGACTTGCAAAATCAGCAGGATAATCTATTAACGTGGCCGTGCTTCCCCCTCCCGGGCGATGGGGAACCAAAGGGACCTTGTGCCACGAGTGTCGCTCCCGCAGCCATCCCAGCACAGCCGGCAGCTGACACAGAGGTCCTTTTGGTTCCCTTCGGGTACCTACCCTGGGATGCGATTTGGCAAGAGGGCAGTGACACTGTTTAACAAGACTGGCACCAGGAAAGGGAATGGGGTGAGTTTAGAGCCCCACGAGTCTTTGTTTTCATAGGGATTATCTTTTTCTCAATGGTTCAGCTTCACACGCACCACAGTTGGCGATGTTTACATCCTGTAAAACTGCTCGGGGGTGCGGTTTGTACTGCTTCAGTCAGACATCCCTAGTGCTGATCCCCTGGGAGTGCCCCAACCTGTATGTATTTGCAGCTGTTATCAGCTCCCACCCCACATGAAGGGAGCACCCGCAGCAAACAGGGACGTGCTTGCGAAGGGAGGCACCAAAACACCGCGCTCCCCGCCAGCCCCACGACTCTGCCCGTGCACCTCTGCTCCAAGCCTTCCGTTTTGGCAACAGAAAGGGTTTCAAACAGGAGCTAAAGGTCAGTTTGCAGGCTTAACAGCCCTGGTGGGGCTCGCCGGTGTTTGTTTCTCCCAGGATCCAAAGTACAAACACAGCAAGGAGATCTCTGTTGAAGCAAGGAGATGCAGAGAGACGCGATGTGCCGTGAGAGCTCTGCAcctccccagagcagctggagatggAGAAGGAGCTCAGTGATGGGAAGGAGTCTGAAACAAGTGCTGCATGCTCTGATCCTATTCCTGATCCTGCTCCTATTCCTGCCACCCGTGCTCTCCAGGGACGTGCTCTTGGGAAGCCTCACCATTACTCAGTCCAGGGCTTCTTTGGTCTCCACCCAGCCACGACTGAGGCGAAggccaccccagccctgcttttGGCATTTCCACGCCCTCAGACACAGCCCTCCCCAGACTGCCTGTCTAACAGCGAGCTGTTCCCATGTGTCTGGTGGTGGAGACACCAAGAAGATCTGCAGATCTCTGCTCCAAAGCAGGAAAGTCCCCACGCACCTCCCTGGGGAGTGGGATGCTCAGAGCAGTGAGATGATGTGGCCTGGGTTTCTCTGGCCAGAGGCAGAAGAGATCCCCCTTCGTCCCTCTTGGTCCCTCTGGGTCCCTCTTGGTCCCTCTGGGTCCCTCTTGGTCCGTCTTGGTTTCAAGTCCCAGAGCAGCATCGGTTCCCACCATGAAGGACACAGTGGTGGGACATGctggtgggagggaggaagcaaTTCAAGCAAGCTTTGCTGTGAGAAAACACAGGATTTGGGGAAGAACGATCCAAAAAGGCCCACTTGTTCCAAAGCTGTTGTGAAATCCTGGGGCGAGCTGGTGTGGCCATGAGCTCAGCTGCAGCGTTTCTGCCTCCAAGGGACATAATTCTTGTTCGGCACATGTGTCTGCCCAACCCTGTCCTGCCTGAATCCCAGCTGTAGGGGCTCACAGAAAGCCAATCTTCTAAAACATGATTTAGAAATCTAAATCAcgcagttgttgtttttttttttaattttaattatcttaAGAGCCaagacatggaaaaagagagaacccaaagctgcaaaggaaaattaCCTCCGCCCTCCGCCGTGCGTATCTCAGATCAAAACCTCTTAGCTACATTTcagcagggacatctcccacgCCTGCTTGGGCCACACCGTCCCAGGGCTAGGAACTGCCCTGTGGTTTGTGGCTGTGTCATTTTTACAACACCTTGATTCAAGAGCAGGGCTTGATCCCACCACAGTCCAAATTAATCACTAATCAAGGCGATGATGACGAAGAGGTTATCGCGAGTTTAAGCTATTTAAAGAAGTGATTTCTAGCCCACACCTATTCTGGTTATTCATCCTCTGGGTGTAgctctgcaaacacagaaacCTGCTTTATGTGAAAGCCATCCTCCAGAAACACAGACTGTGTTTAACAACCCAAGTGACTCAGCAGAGACCTTCCTGTGAGGCCACAGCCAGGTCATGAAACAAGGAGAGTTCACAGGGCTGCCAAACCCCAGCAAACCTCATCTCTACTCAGCAACATAAGGGTTTTCCTCCCGAGCTGCTCGATATTCCCAGTGCAGACAATCCAAAGCATTTCCAGATGAGACTTTGAAGCGATACGAGTACACCATCAGCAGCTCCAAGACAAGATCTTGGCCAAGCTCTCCTGGTGATGGATGAGCCTCCACCCAGCCTCACGCCAAGGTTTACACGGGCTGTAAACAAGCTGATCATGCCTGTGGTTAGACTTTTAGCTAGTTTCTCCCATCACGAAGCACTCTGTTTACATTTTCCATCAGTAATTCTGGTGTAACTCCATCGGTCTTGCCAAAGACCCAGAAATATGGAGATATGAGACGCTTTGTTTGGCAGAGATAAGGCACCAAGCCCCAAAACTGCATGTGGTGGTGCGCCAGAATGCAGGTGGGGAAGGATGGGCATGGGAATGGGTGGGCAGCTCCATCCCAAGCAGTCCACCCACCCCTGTGACAGTGTTTCACACAGGTCTAAAGGATTGCCTTGTGCTTGGTACCTTCACTTAGGACAAAAATTCCACCCAACAAAGCTTCCCTGCACTAgacatttcactgttttaatCCTTGCAGGGCTCTGGGG
This genomic window from Cygnus olor isolate bCygOlo1 chromosome 1, bCygOlo1.pri.v2, whole genome shotgun sequence contains:
- the LOC121063736 gene encoding olfactory marker protein, translating into MAAEAGELKLPFVHDDQLTRCMRLRVQSLQQKKGRPQDGEKLLQPNEHVYRVDFLRQHNLRFLRWDIQLEKCGKVTVTGTSQHWTPDLTHLMNRQLLEPVGIFWKKPGAKEVECNEADAQEFGERLVELARIRKVMYFLLAFTDGLEPAQLKGSIVFKA